Proteins co-encoded in one Garra rufa chromosome 7, GarRuf1.0, whole genome shotgun sequence genomic window:
- the LOC141338311 gene encoding cryptochrome-1-like, whose protein sequence is MSHRTIHLFRKGLRLHDNPTLLGALACSSALYPVYILDRAFVEGAMRVGPLLWRFILQSLEDLDSRLRALGSRLYVLRGSTLAVLRDLVTRWGVTQISYDTEVEPYYASMEREIQALAQERGLKTYTSVSHTLYDVKRIVKANGGSPPLTYKKFLHALTVLGEPEKPVRDVSAEDFLRCVTPAEADHEKTYAVPSLADLGLEVEFEVLWPGGETHALQRLDKHFQSQGWVASFSKTRTVPNSLLPSTTGLSPYLSLGCLSVRTFYHQLSSVYAQSKNHSLPPVSLQGQVLWREFFYTVASSTPNFTKMEGNPICLQIEWYHDPEALEKWRTAQTGFPWIDAIMTQLRQEGWVHHLARHAVACFLTRGDLWISWEEGMKVFEELLLDADYSINAGNWMWLSASAFFHKYTRIFCPVRFGRRTDPQGQYLRKYLPILKNFPSQYIYEPWKAPEDVQLSAGCIIGKDYPRPMVCHTEASQRNLGLMCQVRAEQEKTAELTRDVVDDPMEAGLKRELQEEEELLEGAEQHGTSKRFNGVTDHKSRPCNWTPETLQLSGEVM, encoded by the exons ATGAGTCACCGCACCATCCATCTCTTCCGCAAGGGCCTGCGGCTACACGATAACCCCACCCTACTGGGGGCGCTGGCGTGCTCCTCCGCGCTCTACCCCGTCTACATCCTGGACCGTGCGTTCGTGGAGGGGGCGATGCGCGTGGGCCCATTACTCTGGCGCTTCATCCTGCAAAGTCTGGAGGATCTGGACTCCCGTCTTCGGGCGCTAGGCTCGCGGCTCTACGTCCTGCGCGGGTCCACTCTGGCGGTGCTGCGGGACCTCGTGACCCGATGGGGCGTCACGCAGATCAGCTACGACACAGAGGTGGAGCCGTATTATGCGAGCATGGAGCGAGAAATACAAGCACTAGCACAGGAGCGCGGACTCAAAACATACACAAGCGTGTCGCACACGCTGTACGACGTCAAGAG GATCGTAAAGGCGAACGGCGGCTCTCCTCCGCTCACGTATAAGAAGTTCCTGCACGCTTTGACTGTTTTGGGTGAACCGGAGAAACCGGTGCGGGACGTCAGCGCCGAGGACTTCCT GAGATGCGTGACCCCTGCGGAGGCGGACCACGAGAAGACATACGCAGTCCCATCTCTGGCTGATCTAGGTCTAGAGGTTGAGTTTGAGGTCTTGTGGCCTGGAGGAGAGACGCATGCGCTCCAGAGACTGGACAAACACTTCCAGAGTCAG GGATGGGTGGCAAGCTTCTCGAAAACACGGACTGTGCCGAACTCTCTTCTGCCCAGCACCACGGGTCTCAGTCCGTACCTCAGTCTGGGCTGCCTGTCTGTTCGCACCTTTTACCACCAACTCAGCAGCGTCTATGCACAG TCAAAGAACCATTCGCTGCCGCCCGTCTCTCTCCAGGGTCAGGTTCTGTGGCGCGAGTTCTTCTACACAGTCGCGTCGTCCACACCAAACTTCACCAAGATGGAGGGAAACCCGATCTGTCTGCAGATCGAATGGTACCACGACCCAGAAGCTCTGGAGAAATGGAGAACC GCTCAGACAGGCTTCCCCTGGATTGACGCCATCATGACCCAGCTGCGTCAGGAGGGCTGGGTCCATCATCTGGCGCGTCACGCTGTGGCCTGTTTCCTGACGCGTGGAGATCTCTGGATCAGCTGGGAGGAGGGCATGAAG GTGTTCGAGGAGCTCCTGTTGGACGCGGACTACAGCATTAATGCCGGGAACTGGATGTGGTTATCCGCTAGCGCGTTCTTCCACAAATACACAAGAATCTTCTGCCCGGTGCGTTTTGGCCGGCGGACTGACCCTCAAGGACAGTATCTAAG AAAGTACCTGCCCATTCTGAAGAACTTCCCCTCGCAGTATATTTACGAGCCGTGGAAAGCGCCTGAAGACGTCCAGCTCAGTGCTGGCTGCATTATTG GTAAGGACTATCCTCGTCCCATGGTGTGCCACACAGAGGCCAGTCAGAGGAACCTAGGTTTGATGTGTCAGGTGCGCGCGGAGCAGGAGAAGACAGCCGAACTCACACGAG ATGTGGTGGATGACCCGATGGAGGCGGGGCTAAAGCGTGAGCTGCAGGAGGAGGAGGAGCTTCTGGAGGGGGCGGAGCAACACGGCACATCCAAACGTTTCAACGGCGTCACGGATCATAAGTCTCGCCCCTGCAATTGGACGCCGGAGACGCTACAGTTGAGCGGAGAGGTCATGTGA